A region of Nostoc sp. 'Peltigera membranacea cyanobiont' N6 DNA encodes the following proteins:
- a CDS encoding nSTAND1 domain-containing NTPase has translation MKKLVILQFDGEFSKGYKVTLEVGEEGKRPDLRIRGELPQALEIIQCFQNWRDIYRSLDGQTRIKKLGARNVNIDDLKQKCDERSQNLLNSFNSWLQSQSFNPIKNCLYQQDWDREDEIRVILSTDCQELRKLPWHLWNGFYAIPHFRITPFEVALSAPDGERRERPFREKIRILIILGDSTEINVKADEQLLQKYCGDAEIVTLVEPLRQELNNYLQDEIGWDMLFFSGHSQTQGTQGRIFLNHDDSLTMAELRDTLLPAIAKRLQLAIFNSCDGLGIARELESLQIPQVIVMREPVPDKVAQEFLKHFLKSFTGGSSLCISVGYARQQLQRLESQFPCASWLPVIVQNQLEVPPTWQSLGITRSPYRGLMAFREEDAENFFGREAFVEQLVIDITSKPLVAVIGASGSGKSSVVFAGLIPQLRQNNIVGDNGGSDCDRSMGRSLREHRQWQIISFRPGKNPFESLAIALEEFRGIAAELLTSSDAQISRRRQELELEIDLKRDISGLQKIIADILHTLSPTHLLLVIDQFEEVYTLCPNAQERQIFIDSLLNAVNHTPWFTLLITLRADFLGKAMSYQPLGKALQDYPPSLLVPMSREELERAIIQPATRFSVELEEGLVNKLIDDVGAGEGSLPLQQFALTQLWGKQRPGLLTHQAYTEIGGVTQALKNHADVVYAGLSETQQKRAQRLFIQLVQPGEGTEDTRRLATRDEVGDYWDLVTLLANERLLVTNRNQLVEDTVEVVHEALIRNWGRLRGWMDDNREFRVWQERLKVALQQWVDSNKDDGGLLRGATLAVAEDWLKKRGEEVSKPQRWFIEKSVALRERERKQKQRLRQQVIGGLAAGLVLALSLAGFAGLQWQEARIREINAQFNADSLSMEALLASNLELDALVKAVKTGKKLQQYSPDVQTDTRMKTIATLQQVIYGVKEVNRLSNDRDTVTKYLSMRDLTYLRFTSDDNSIISVYLNDTVKVWTKKGKLKRTFKANNSSTMNDCFNPKKNNILSVDEEVGTIIFLDLDGKDTNKIKTNYRDSDELNLALGHISTDANGNIITAGFRDNVIKLWSRQGYLLEEFKNSGVKLTSLCLSPDANTIIYGDEEGFIRLWNKNTRKLKTIKAHDGSVHSLKFSPNSKIFASASNDEIKLWDRNGQELQKINGHAIIWSMDFNSDGTILASGGSSGVIKLWDKNGQELQSFNAHSSAIRQVRFNTDGDIIASGGDDGLVKLWSKDARKRDGFQGHNSSYLHTSLSYYGDTIALGGEDGIIKIWTKYGRQIGNFKVDKGLSSLSIASAGNTIISMSRNRKDIGDENNWKIKLWNKQGKLLKTFGKGFEVSLSPDGKIVASADGSEGTITLWSREGKHLRTFKAHNGSSSSIAFSPDSNIIASTSIDDNTVKLWNKQGQLLATFNGHYSTITSIRFSSDSTMIASGDSSGIIKIWNTQGQVLQILKGHISSILSISFSPDSNIIASSAGNIIKLWSFDGRELKDIKTNTNNRILQLSFSDDANNIVSVNDNGRIVIWNFDLNNLLKKGCKHLHDYLKNNSDISPEDKRLCDDILI, from the coding sequence ATGAAAAAGTTAGTTATCCTTCAATTTGATGGTGAGTTTTCTAAAGGATATAAAGTAACTTTAGAAGTGGGCGAAGAGGGAAAACGTCCTGACTTGAGAATCAGGGGAGAACTACCTCAAGCTCTTGAGATTATTCAATGTTTTCAAAATTGGCGTGATATTTACCGCAGTTTGGATGGACAAACTCGGATTAAAAAACTTGGCGCTAGGAATGTAAATATTGATGATCTGAAACAAAAATGCGATGAGCGATCGCAAAATTTACTTAATTCTTTTAATTCATGGTTACAATCACAATCTTTTAATCCTATCAAAAATTGCCTATATCAACAAGATTGGGATAGGGAAGATGAAATTAGGGTAATTCTTAGTACAGATTGCCAAGAACTACGTAAACTACCTTGGCATTTGTGGAATGGATTTTATGCTATACCTCATTTCCGTATTACACCTTTTGAAGTCGCTTTAAGTGCGCCGGATGGTGAACGCAGAGAACGACCATTTAGAGAAAAGATTAGAATTTTAATTATTCTGGGTGATAGTACGGAAATAAATGTTAAAGCGGATGAACAACTACTACAAAAATATTGTGGTGATGCGGAAATAGTCACCCTTGTAGAACCATTGCGGCAGGAACTAAATAATTATTTACAAGATGAAATTGGTTGGGATATGTTGTTTTTCTCCGGGCATTCTCAAACTCAGGGGACACAGGGGCGAATATTTCTCAATCATGATGATAGTTTAACGATGGCAGAATTGAGAGATACTTTGCTTCCAGCGATCGCCAAAAGATTGCAATTAGCAATTTTTAATTCTTGTGATGGTTTGGGAATCGCAAGAGAGTTAGAAAGTTTGCAGATTCCGCAAGTAATTGTCATGCGCGAACCTGTTCCCGATAAAGTTGCACAGGAGTTTTTAAAGCATTTTTTAAAATCATTTACAGGCGGCAGTTCCTTATGTATTTCTGTGGGATATGCAAGACAACAATTACAGAGGCTTGAGTCACAATTTCCCTGTGCCAGTTGGTTACCTGTAATTGTCCAAAATCAGTTAGAAGTGCCACCCACCTGGCAAAGTTTGGGCATTACTCGCAGTCCATATCGGGGTTTGATGGCGTTTCGGGAAGAAGATGCGGAAAATTTCTTTGGACGAGAGGCGTTTGTTGAGCAATTGGTAATTGATATTACCAGTAAACCTTTGGTTGCAGTAATTGGTGCTTCTGGTAGTGGGAAATCTTCGGTGGTATTTGCTGGATTAATTCCCCAACTGCGGCAGAATAATATTGTAGGGGATAATGGTGGTTCGGACTGCGATCGCTCTATGGGCAGATCCCTGAGGGAGCATCGCCAATGGCAAATTATTTCTTTTCGTCCGGGTAAGAACCCTTTTGAGTCTTTGGCTATAGCCTTGGAAGAATTCAGGGGAATAGCGGCGGAATTGCTCACTTCGTCAGATGCTCAAATTTCACGACGTAGACAGGAATTAGAGCTAGAAATTGACTTAAAACGCGATATCTCTGGTCTACAAAAAATTATTGCAGATATTCTTCACACCCTATCCCCTACTCATCTTCTGCTAGTTATTGACCAATTTGAGGAAGTTTACACCCTTTGCCCAAATGCTCAAGAGCGTCAAATTTTTATTGATAGCTTGCTGAATGCTGTTAATCATACCCCTTGGTTTACTTTGCTGATTACCTTAAGGGCAGATTTTTTAGGTAAAGCCATGTCTTACCAACCTTTGGGCAAGGCTTTACAAGATTATCCCCCTTCCTTACTAGTACCGATGAGCCGTGAGGAATTAGAAAGGGCAATTATTCAACCTGCGACAAGGTTTTCTGTGGAGTTAGAGGAGGGTTTGGTTAATAAGTTGATTGATGATGTGGGTGCGGGGGAGGGTAGTTTACCTTTACAGCAGTTTGCTTTGACGCAATTGTGGGGAAAACAACGTCCGGGATTGTTGACGCATCAAGCTTATACAGAAATTGGTGGAGTAACGCAGGCTTTAAAAAATCATGCAGATGTTGTTTATGCTGGGTTGAGTGAGACGCAACAAAAAAGAGCACAACGGCTGTTTATTCAGTTGGTGCAACCGGGGGAAGGTACTGAGGATACCCGCAGGTTGGCGACTCGTGATGAGGTGGGGGATTATTGGGATTTGGTGACGTTGTTGGCTAATGAGCGTTTGTTGGTGACGAACCGTAATCAGTTGGTTGAGGATACGGTGGAGGTTGTGCATGAGGCTTTGATTCGGAATTGGGGACGGTTGCGGGGGTGGATGGATGATAATCGGGAGTTTCGTGTTTGGCAAGAACGGTTGAAGGTGGCTTTGCAGCAATGGGTGGATAGTAATAAAGATGATGGGGGTTTGTTGCGGGGTGCGACTTTGGCTGTGGCTGAGGATTGGTTGAAGAAGCGGGGGGAGGAAGTTAGTAAACCGCAGCGATGGTTTATTGAGAAGAGTGTGGCGTTGCGGGAGAGGGAGAGGAAGCAGAAACAGAGGTTGCGACAACAGGTTATTGGTGGGTTGGCTGCTGGTTTAGTTTTGGCTTTGAGTTTGGCTGGGTTTGCAGGTTTGCAATGGCAAGAGGCACGGATACGGGAGATAAATGCTCAGTTTAATGCTGACAGTTTATCTATGGAAGCTCTTCTAGCATCAAATTTAGAACTTGATGCATTAGTAAAAGCTGTAAAAACTGGTAAAAAGTTGCAACAATACTCACCTGATGTGCAGACGGATACAAGAATGAAAACTATAGCAACATTACAACAAGTTATTTATGGTGTAAAGGAGGTTAATCGCTTATCAAATGATAGAGACACTGTTACTAAATACTTAAGTATGCGTGATCTTACATATCTCAGGTTTACTTCAGATGATAACAGTATAATTTCTGTTTATTTAAATGATACAGTCAAAGTATGGACGAAAAAAGGTAAATTAAAGCGAACATTTAAAGCGAATAATAGTTCTACGATGAATGATTGTTTTAATCCCAAGAAGAATAATATTCTATCTGTAGATGAAGAAGTTGGGACGATTATTTTTTTAGATTTAGATGGAAAAGATACAAATAAGATTAAGACTAATTATAGGGATTCTGATGAATTAAATTTAGCATTAGGACATATCAGTACTGACGCTAATGGGAATATTATTACTGCTGGTTTCCGAGATAATGTAATCAAACTTTGGAGTAGGCAAGGCTACTTATTAGAAGAATTTAAAAACTCCGGGGTCAAACTTACAAGCCTCTGCCTAAGTCCAGATGCTAACACCATTATTTATGGTGATGAAGAGGGGTTCATAAGACTTTGGAATAAGAATACTCGAAAGCTAAAAACCATCAAAGCTCATGATGGGTCAGTTCATAGCCTAAAATTCAGTCCAAACAGTAAAATATTTGCCTCTGCTAGTAATGATGAAATTAAACTGTGGGATAGAAATGGTCAAGAACTTCAAAAGATCAATGGTCATGCTATTATTTGGAGCATGGATTTTAACTCAGATGGTACTATACTCGCTTCCGGTGGTTCTAGTGGAGTAATTAAACTTTGGGACAAAAATGGTCAAGAACTTCAAAGTTTTAATGCCCATAGTAGTGCAATTCGACAAGTTCGCTTTAATACTGATGGAGATATTATCGCCTCCGGTGGTGATGATGGGCTTGTTAAATTATGGAGTAAAGATGCTAGAAAACGTGACGGTTTTCAAGGTCATAATAGTTCCTATCTACATACTAGTTTAAGTTATTATGGTGACACCATCGCTCTTGGTGGGGAAGATGGAATAATCAAAATATGGACTAAGTATGGTCGTCAAATTGGAAACTTTAAAGTTGATAAGGGCTTATCCAGTCTGAGTATTGCTTCAGCGGGCAATACTATTATATCTATGAGCCGGAATCGAAAGGATATAGGTGATGAGAACAACTGGAAGATTAAACTTTGGAACAAACAGGGTAAGTTATTAAAAACTTTTGGCAAAGGTTTTGAAGTTTCTCTGAGTCCAGATGGTAAAATAGTTGCCTCAGCTGATGGAAGTGAGGGAACAATCACACTTTGGAGTAGAGAGGGCAAACACTTACGAACCTTCAAAGCTCACAATGGCAGTTCTTCTAGTATAGCTTTTAGTCCAGATAGTAACATCATTGCCTCTACTAGTATTGATGATAATACAGTTAAACTTTGGAACAAACAGGGGCAGTTACTAGCAACATTTAATGGGCATTATAGTACAATAACAAGCATTAGATTTAGCTCTGACAGTACAATGATTGCATCTGGTGATAGTAGCGGCATAATTAAGATTTGGAATACACAAGGTCAGGTTTTACAAATATTAAAAGGGCACATAAGTAGCATCCTAAGTATTAGCTTTAGTCCCGATTCTAATATCATTGCTAGTAGTGCAGGCAATATAATAAAATTATGGAGTTTTGATGGTAGAGAACTAAAAGACATTAAGACTAATACAAATAATAGGATTTTACAATTAAGTTTTAGTGATGACGCAAACAATATCGTTTCTGTTAATGACAATGGAAGAATAGTGATATGGAATTTTGACCTTAATAATTTGTTAAAAAAAGGTTGCAAACATCTACACGATTATTTAAAGAATAATTCCGACATTAGTCCAGAAGATAAAAGATTATGCGATGATATATTGATCTAA
- a CDS encoding glycosyltransferase family 2 protein, which produces MKLSIITATYNRPMQLASTALPSIQSQTDRNFEWIVINDGANPDTKDIINSIKAISDFPISYIEMEHPEPSSGFGLCYARNLGLDAAGGDIVSYLDDDNSIAPEFVASMRQYFEQHPNIRYSMARQQRRRDVIRNGSVVRQGKPFVSPSNCCSLQQLLWQQEIFDSNGFVHYRSNAPRWNPQFQVFADYEYLLQCACIWGEGGFDLNNSILVNYIQSSIGIIGSSNYEQWATELSLIVSNQANYFILQDNAVEPLEQLVNTYSTKGKISLMPKAFAL; this is translated from the coding sequence TTGAAACTATCAATTATCACTGCAACCTACAATAGACCTATGCAGCTTGCATCTACTGCACTGCCAAGCATTCAAAGTCAAACTGACCGCAATTTCGAGTGGATTGTCATCAATGATGGCGCTAATCCTGATACCAAAGATATCATCAACAGCATTAAGGCAATATCTGATTTCCCCATCAGTTACATTGAAATGGAACACCCTGAACCGAGCAGTGGCTTTGGCTTGTGCTACGCTCGTAACCTGGGACTAGATGCAGCTGGTGGTGACATTGTTTCATACCTGGACGATGACAACAGCATAGCTCCTGAATTCGTTGCCTCAATGCGGCAGTACTTTGAACAACATCCCAATATCCGATACAGCATGGCAAGACAGCAGCGCCGCCGCGATGTCATCCGTAATGGTAGTGTTGTTCGCCAAGGCAAGCCGTTTGTTTCGCCTAGCAATTGCTGCTCCTTACAGCAGCTTCTATGGCAACAAGAGATATTCGACAGCAATGGTTTCGTCCACTACCGAAGCAATGCTCCTAGATGGAACCCCCAGTTTCAAGTATTCGCGGACTACGAGTATTTGCTGCAATGTGCTTGCATCTGGGGTGAAGGTGGCTTTGATCTCAATAACAGCATTCTTGTTAACTATATTCAGTCTTCTATTGGTATTATTGGTAGTTCCAACTATGAGCAATGGGCAACTGAGCTATCGCTGATTGTCAGTAACCAAGCAAACTATTTCATCCTTCAGGACAATGCTGTTGAACCCTTAGAGCAGCTTGTAAACACTTATAGTACTAAAGGAAAAATCTCATTAATGCCAAAAGCATTTGCACTCTAA
- a CDS encoding DUF6884 domain-containing protein: MKLGFYPVLGKSDFVRSKGKKIPIWQLLEYQPVGWLYSLAIKAEIVPDSPIVHDCGSFNYRDQDIPTLNGKYVDAYWSIHRYRERSKVGDIIVCPDHLLVGENIRERQEYNLKQAETFIQLAKSYLPNRIPLAVIHGQSLSERLEVAKYLLGLGYRHLGIGGLVSQAREYSINLHIIKTITQVVRSLIDSERVLSKADAMPVAGVAIAPLHEPNAHLHVFGLCSPQYAKAFIQMGLSFDGSTFIREGLGGGMFVSHEEKLIRIPTHCAPKCNCHVCRVLNRHRIDPRLTNKGRTHTMGRIAHNLNLVISTYRKFTPKKKIYLVAGCGKQLSYPAAAKDLYYSQHFQACRRYVEGQNSRWYILSPLHQVINPEAIIKPYDKSPYSLSHKERILWAQQVAESLIQVASPEIEFVFLTGKLYRQEVTPILKAKGYETKVPMQHLAIGQQLAWIKKELEQEKQLVLDI, translated from the coding sequence TCAGCCGGTAGGCTGGCTATACTCACTCGCGATCAAAGCAGAAATTGTTCCAGATAGTCCCATTGTTCATGACTGTGGATCATTTAACTACCGTGACCAAGATATCCCCACTCTAAACGGTAAATATGTTGATGCTTACTGGTCTATTCATAGATATCGAGAACGCTCAAAGGTCGGCGATATTATTGTTTGTCCCGACCATTTACTTGTTGGAGAAAATATCAGGGAACGGCAAGAATACAACCTTAAACAAGCAGAAACATTTATCCAACTTGCTAAAAGTTATCTTCCCAACAGAATACCCCTAGCAGTCATCCACGGGCAGTCTCTCAGTGAACGCCTTGAAGTAGCAAAATATCTTTTGGGACTGGGATACCGTCATCTCGGCATCGGTGGGCTTGTTTCCCAGGCGAGAGAGTATTCGATTAACTTACACATTATCAAAACAATCACTCAAGTTGTGCGATCGCTAATTGACTCAGAACGAGTATTGTCGAAGGCGGATGCGATGCCTGTGGCGGGCGTAGCCATCGCACCATTGCACGAGCCAAATGCTCACCTACACGTTTTTGGATTATGCTCGCCCCAGTATGCCAAAGCTTTTATTCAGATGGGACTATCCTTTGATGGTTCAACTTTTATCCGGGAAGGACTAGGCGGTGGGATGTTCGTCAGCCACGAGGAAAAATTAATTCGGATACCAACCCACTGTGCGCCAAAGTGCAACTGTCATGTTTGCAGGGTTCTCAACCGACATAGGATTGACCCTCGGCTGACAAACAAAGGACGGACGCATACTATGGGAAGAATCGCCCACAACCTCAATCTGGTGATCAGCACCTACAGAAAGTTCACTCCCAAGAAAAAAATCTACCTGGTTGCAGGATGTGGCAAGCAGCTTAGCTACCCTGCTGCCGCCAAAGACTTATATTATTCCCAGCACTTTCAAGCGTGCCGTCGCTACGTAGAAGGCCAAAACTCAAGATGGTATATCCTGTCACCTTTACATCAAGTTATTAACCCAGAAGCAATCATCAAACCCTACGACAAATCCCCCTATTCCTTATCTCATAAGGAACGCATACTATGGGCGCAACAAGTAGCAGAAAGCCTCATACAAGTCGCGTCCCCGGAAATAGAGTTTGTATTCTTGACGGGCAAGCTTTACAGACAGGAGGTAACGCCCATTTTAAAAGCAAAGGGATATGAGACAAAAGTACCAATGCAGCACCTAGCCATTGGACAGCAACTTGCCTGGATAAAGAAGGAACTGGAGCAAGAAAAACAGCTTGTTTTAGATATATAA
- a CDS encoding bifunctional 5,10-methylenetetrahydrofolate dehydrogenase/5,10-methenyltetrahydrofolate cyclohydrolase, protein MTIIDGQLIREHIKQECQKYKSIFQASQKEVAIIRFEASENASNELRARYEAARISAEQKVAIFNAIGITPNYIVLSPNIAVEQFDGIVQSINENTQVTAAIVQYPIPAKFTSSIGLLEPQKDIDIVRRQSNNFFESCATAEGIARIVESYAQRDSNVAVVGGGGFVGNGVIKYLEASRISCFCLEDGDDLTRTQEADIVVSVTGRRGIFTDYVLPSHRLVVDGGFTPTASGAAGDVDRSAYRIPQNITPVPGGVGPIEMAILAERLVKMDLGIELGKWDYQQLQQEQMQRATIIAPIARVFFAQQATAYPQSIRTEKENLFVLEGSNYQISFNSTTQSLTVARTNEKLTLIRLTLASNQIETARGITNEDIARWQQIQTAIDSTITQSTDRGIEL, encoded by the coding sequence ATGACCATCATAGACGGACAGTTAATACGAGAACATATAAAGCAAGAATGTCAAAAATACAAATCCATATTTCAAGCATCTCAAAAAGAAGTAGCAATCATCAGATTTGAGGCTTCAGAAAATGCCAGCAATGAATTAAGAGCTAGATATGAAGCAGCCAGAATCTCAGCAGAACAAAAAGTAGCTATTTTCAACGCTATTGGCATTACTCCCAATTATATTGTGCTATCACCTAATATCGCAGTAGAGCAATTTGACGGCATTGTTCAATCCATTAACGAAAACACCCAAGTCACTGCTGCTATTGTTCAATATCCAATTCCAGCGAAGTTTACAAGCTCAATTGGGCTATTAGAGCCACAGAAAGATATAGATATCGTCCGCAGACAAAGTAACAATTTCTTTGAAAGTTGTGCTACTGCTGAAGGAATCGCCAGAATTGTTGAATCCTACGCACAAAGGGATTCCAATGTTGCAGTTGTCGGCGGAGGTGGCTTTGTGGGCAATGGTGTCATCAAATATTTAGAAGCAAGTAGAATCAGCTGTTTCTGTTTGGAAGACGGCGATGACCTGACTAGAACTCAAGAAGCTGACATTGTAGTATCAGTCACCGGAAGACGAGGAATTTTCACGGACTATGTACTCCCCTCTCATCGCTTGGTTGTCGATGGTGGCTTTACACCTACTGCTTCTGGTGCTGCTGGCGATGTAGACCGCAGTGCTTACAGAATCCCCCAGAACATTACGCCCGTCCCTGGAGGTGTTGGCCCAATAGAAATGGCAATTTTAGCAGAACGTTTGGTAAAAATGGATTTGGGCATAGAACTTGGGAAATGGGACTATCAGCAATTACAGCAAGAACAGATGCAACGCGCTACTATAATTGCCCCCATAGCTAGAGTGTTCTTCGCACAGCAAGCAACTGCCTATCCCCAATCCATTCGCACAGAAAAAGAAAACCTATTTGTCTTGGAAGGTAGTAACTACCAGATCAGCTTCAATAGCACCACGCAAAGTTTAACTGTTGCCAGAACCAATGAAAAGCTAACGCTAATTCGACTAACTCTTGCAAGTAATCAAATTGAAACCGCCAGGGGTATAACAAACGAGGATATAGCAAGATGGCAGCAAATTCAAACTGCGATCGATTCAACAATAACGCAATCAACTGATAGAGGTATAGAGCTTTGA